AGGCGCGCCAGCAGTCATTATCAAGGGAGGCAATCGCCTTAGTCAGGACAAGGCTGTAGATGTCTTTTATGATGGACAAAACTTTACAGTCCTAGAAAATCCTGTTATCCAAGGGCAAAATGCTGGTGCAGGTTGTACCTTTGCCTCTAGCATTGCCAGTCACTTGGTTAAAGGTGATGAACTTTTACCAGCAGTAGAAAGCTCTAAGGCTTTCGTTTATCGTGCTATTGCACAAGCAGATCAGTATGGAGTAAGACAATATGAAGCAAACCAAAACAACTAAAATCGCCCTTGTATCCCTATTAACCGCCCTCTCTGTGGTTCTAGGTTATTTCTTAAAAATTCCAACACCGACAGGCATTCTAACTCTTTTAGATGCGGGTGTCTTCTTCGCGGCCTTCTACTTTGGTAGTCGTGAAGGGGCTGTAGTCGGAGGACTAGCAGGTTTCTTGATTGACCTCTTATCAGGCTATCCTCAGTGGATGTTATTTAGCTTGGTCAACCATGGCTTGCAGGGATTTTTCGCAGGATTTAAAGGAAAAACTCAGTGGTTAGGCCTTATCTTAGCAACGATTGCCATGGTAGGGGGTTACGCCTTGGGTTCTACATTGATGAATGGCTGGGCTGCAGCCCTACCAGAAATCCTACCGAATTTCATGCAAAATATGGTAGGGATGATTGTAGGATTTATTCTTAGTCAAAGTATCAAGAAGATTAAGTAATACTCTTTGAAAATCTCTTCAAACCATGTCAGCTTCACCTTGCCGTAGATATGGTTACTGACTTCGTCAGTTCTATTCACAACCTCAAAACAGTGTTTTGAGCAACCTGCGGCTAGCTTCCTAATTTGCACTAGTATAAAGAGGCTGAGTCAAAAGTCTTTCAAATAAGAAAAACGCATAGTATCAGGTCTTGAAACCTTGATACTATGCGTTTTATTGTGGGAAGATTTTATACTCTTCGAAAATCTCTTCAAACCGCGTCAACGTCGCCTTGCCGTAGATATGGTTACTGACTTCGTCAGTTCTATCCACAACCTCAAAACAGTGTTTTGAGCTGACTTCATCAGTCTTATCTACAACCTCAAAACATTGTTTTTAGCAACCTGCGGCTAGTTTCCTAGTTTGCTCTTTGATTTTCATTGAGTATTAGATGAATATTAATCAAAATAAAGCAAGTCTTTGCTGGTGCTTGTAAAGAGGTCAAAGCCATCCTTGGTAACAACACCGCAGTCTTCAATACGAACACCGACTTTACCAGGGATATAGATACCTGGTTCAACAGAGAAGCACATGCCTTCTTCGATGACCATGTCGTTTCCTTCCATGATAGATGGGAATTCGTGAACATCCATACCGATACCGTGACCGAGACGGTGGTTGAAGTACTCACCGTAACCAGCTTTTTCGATGACCTCACGGGCAGCGCGATCCACTTCATGGGCAGTCACACCCGGCTTAATAAAGTCAAGAGCAGCTTGTTGGGCTTCAAGAGTCAAGTTGTAAATATCTTTCTTGAATTGGTCAGGTTTACCGACTGCGACTGTACGAGTCATATCTGAAGCATAGCCGTTGACCAGAACACCAAGGTCAAAGAGGAGAAGAGCATCATTTTCAACCTTATTCGCTGCTGGGATGCCGTGTGGATTTGCAGCATTATCACCAGTCAAGACCATGGTATCAAAGCTCATTTCATAACCTTCACGTTTCATGGCAAAGTCGATTTGAGCGATAATATCTGTCTCAGTCTTATCAAGAGAAATATTGTCAAAACCAACCTTAACAGCTTTGTCCGCATAGAGACCTGCAACCATCATTTTTTGCACTTCATCAGCTGATTTGATGAGGCGCATGCGTTGGATACGAGGAGTGAGGTTGTCAAACTCAGCAGTTTCAAAAACGGTTTTCAAGCCATGGTATTTGGTCAAGATGAGATTGTCAAACTCAACAGCAACACGTTTGAAGTCAAGTTGTGGAAGAGCATGTTTCATTTTTTGCCATGGATTTTCAGAATCCACATAGCCCACAACTGGGAAGGAAACAGTGCTACTTGCACGTTCAACCTCAAGGGCTGGGACAAAGAGGAGGGGTTCCTGATCTGCTAGGACAAAAAGGAACATTTGGCGTTCATGGGGATCACTGTAAAAGCCAGTGAGGTAATTGATTGTGACGGGGTCAGATACGACAGCGACGTCTAGTTTTTCTGATTCAAGATATGTTACGATTTGTTGTAATTTAGACATATGCTACCTTCTTTCTACCCCTCTATTTTGGCAAAAAATGAGAGAAAATGCAAGGGAGAAGGGTAAAAGAATAGATAAAAAGAACTCCGACAAGATGTGGAGTTCTTTGATATAATTTTTCTTATACTCTTCGAAAATCAAATTCAAACCACGTCAGCGTCGCCTTACCGTACTCAAGTACAGCCTTCGGCTAGCTTCCTAGTTTGCTCTTTGATTTTCATTGAGTATTAATTTATGAAAAGTCTGCCTTGCTTTTCACATCGCTGTATTCCTCAGCGATTTCTTGGCTGAGAATGTCCTCATAAGCAGGGAGTTGAATGTCCTGACCATATTTCTTCTTAAGGGCAGTAGTGACTAGGCGATAAGCTAGATTGGCATTACGAGAGAGGATAGGGCCGTGGAAGTAAGAACCAAAGACATTCTTATAATGAACCCCTTCGCCGACTTTTTCTTCGTTGTTTCCATTTCCATAGACAACCTGTCCTAGTGGTTTTTGGTCATTTGAGAGGAAGGTACGGCCCTGATGATTTTCAAAACCATAGTAGGTTTCATCGAAATCTTCATTATGAATCTTGATGTCCCCGATAAAACGGTTATTGGTCTGGTTGAGCGTGTAGTGGCCCATGACCCCTAGTCCTTCGATGCGTTTGCCTGAAGCTTCAACATAATATTGACCCAATAGTTGGAAACCACCACAGATAGCGAGAACTACACCGTCGTTTTGGATGTAGTTATCAATGCTTTCTTTTTTAGCAGGTAGATCGTCTGCAATAATACTTTGTTCAAAGTCTTGACCGCCACCGAAAAAGACAATGTCGTAGTAATTTTCATCAAAATCATCATGAAGTGAAACGATGTCAATGGTCACATGGGCTCCCAGTTTTTCAGCCACATACTTGAGCATGAGGATGTTTCCATTGTCCCCATAGGTATTCATGAGGTTACCGTAGAGGTGGGCAATGTTGAGCTGATAGGGGTAATTTCCAGCTTTTGAGGAAAGTGAAGTATAAACCATTAGTTCATCTCCTTTCTAACAATCTGACGACTAGCCAGCAGTTCGCGGAATTCAAGCATAGCAGTATAGGTAGCCAAGATATAGGCATGCTTGCAGTCTTGGTTTTCAATGGTTTTAAGAACTTGTTCCAGATTACTTGTCTCAGTAATTTTATCAGCTGGATAGCCAGTTACTCGTAGACGACGAGCGATTTCAGAATGGCGAACACCGCCAGCATTGATTTCAGGAATGTCCATGTCAGTAATTTGTTCAAAATCAGCATCCCAGATCCAGCTAGTATCAATTCCATCAGCATAGTTGGCATTAAGAAGAACAGATAGACTAAATGGATAAGGTGCTAGTTTAATCATCTCGATAGCTTGGGTCGCACCGACTGGATTTTTAATCAAGACGAGGGTACATTCCTTATTACCAATATGGAAGGTTTCTTGGCGTCCAAAGACAGCACGGCTCTTATCAAATCCCTGCTTGATGAGTTGCGAATCTGCACCAAGGAAACGGGCGATAGCAACCGCAGCTAGGGCGTTGTAGATATTGTAGAGACCACCGATTTGAATACCGTATTCTTGTCCGTCAATGACAAAGCGAGAGCGATTGTTGGTTAACTCAACCAGTTCTGTCAAGCGATAGTCTAATTCAGGACGTTTACATTCGCAACCTTCACAGATATAGGCACCCAAGTTTGCATAGGTATTGTGCTCGTATTTGAGGATACCTTGACAGTCAGGACAGAGAATCCCTTCTGTATTGTAGTGAGCCAGTTGGGCGGGGCCTTTCTCCAAGTCAAAACCAAAATACTGTACGGGATTTGGGATAGCTGGCTTGTAGAAAAGCGGACTGTCTCCATTAAGAAGAACAGTGGCAGTAGGCACCTTACGAATAGCATCCAAAATCATCTTGTAAGTTGTGTAAATCTCACCATAGCGGTCCATCTGGTCACGGAAGATATTGGTGATAACAAATAAGCTTGGCTGGATATAGTCACAGATACGAGATAGACTGGCTTCATCGATTTCTAGAACGGCAATATTTTTACCAGTTTTAGACGATTTGGCAGTTAAGAAGGTCGTTGCGATCCCTGTAATCATGTTGGCACCGCTTGGGTTGGTCAGAACTTGACCATAAACCTCTTTTAAAATGCCGACAGTGAGGGCAGTTGTCAAGGTTTTCCCGTTGGTTCCAGTGACCACGACAATCTCGTAGTTCTTAGCTAGGTGTTGTAAAATATCTTTATCAAATTGAAGGGCGAGTTTTCCTGGGAGCGTACTTCCACGGCCAAGACGGCTTAAAACGAAGTGGGAAGAACGCCCAGCAAGAAGGCCCAAAGTAGTTTTTAATTTCATGTTTCTATTATATCATAAAAGAAGGAAAAGACAGATTTGAGGTTCCGCAGAAGTAAAAACAGCCCCAAGAGGGCTGTTCGATACGATTAAACTCAACTTAAATCGCAAACAAGTCATTCAAGTTCTCAGCCAAGGTTGGGTGAGTGAAGATTTGTTTTGTGAAGTAAGTGTAAGGAATCTTGTTGTCCATTGCAACAGTGATGATGTTGATGATTTCTTGAGAACCTTCTGAGAAGATGCTTGCTCCAAGAATTTCTTTTGTTTTAGTATTAACAACAGCTTTGAAAGCTCCTCGAAGGTCTCCGTTTACGTGACCACGAGGCATTGCTGCAACAGGAATTTCCTTAACAGCGTATGGAAGTTTCAAATCAGCTGCTTGGCTTTCAGTCAAACCGACTTGTGAAAGAGCAGGTGTGATGAACATAGTGTTTGGTACATTGAGACGGTCTTCAAGTGTGTAGCTGCCATCTCCAGCAAGGTAGCTGTATACAACACGGAAGTCATCAAGTGAAATGTAAGTAAATTGAAGGCCACCGTTGACATCTCCAACTGCAAAGACACCAGGAACGTTTGTTTGACAATGTTTGTCTACTTTAATAGCGCCACGTTCAGTTAGTTCAATATCTGTATTTTCAAGTTGAAGTGGTTCTACATTTGGTTTGCGTCCTGTCGCGTAGAGAAGGGCATCAAAACGGTAAGTTTCATTTTCTGTTACGACAAGCACTTGGTCACCGTCATTTTTAATTTCAGTAGTACGGATGTTTTGAAGCAATTCAATACCGTCTTCTTCCATGTATTGCTTAGCAAGTGCTGCGATGGAAGGTTCCGCACGAGGTAGGAAAGTATCCAAAGCATCTAGGACTGTGACTTTGCTTCCAAGTTTGTTGTAAAGGCCAGCAAATTCAAGACCGATGTTTCCGCCACCAAGGACTCCAAGGTTTTCAGGCAATTTGTCCAAGTTTTGGATACCTGTTGAGTCAAAGACGTTCTTGCTTGTAGCAAGTCCAGGTATTGGCAAGACGTTTGAAACAGCACCAGTGTTGATGACGATTGTTTCAGCGGTCAGTTCTTTCTTTTCATCACCAGCTTGGATTTCGATGACTTTATTTGAAAGGAAGTGAGCTTCCGCATCAAAAATATCGACACCTGTACCAGCAACAGTTGCATAGTTTTTACCGTTGAGGCGACCAGTGATAGTATTTTTTGTAGCAATCACTTCTTCAAAAGACAAGCCTTTCTCAGCAGCAACTAGCAAAGTCTTAGTTGGGATACAACCGATGTTGATACAAGTTCCACCGTACATAGCTTTGCTACGTTCAACGAGGGCAACTTTCTTGCCAGCTGAAGCCAATTTACCAGCTAGTGTTTTACCAGCTTTACCAAATCCGATAACGATTAAATCATAAGTTAACATTTAGAGTTCCTCCTATTTCGAATTTCATTCTAGCACAAGAAAAAAACTTTTGCACAATTCTGCTACGCTTTAAAAAAGTTAATGAAATAGTGGAAATTTTAGCTTCATTTTCTAAGGAAAGATGTCAGAAAATAGAGAATTATCAAAAAATTCCGTAAATACACTTGTCTTTATCGTAATTTTATGTTATATTATCTAACACAAAATAAATTATGAATTGGAGTGGTTTCATGGATACAGGTAGTAGTGCCTTTATATTGATTTGTTCAGCCATGGTTTGTTTGATGACACCGGCCTTGGCCTTCTTCTATGGTGGGCTCGGACGTCGTAAGAATGTTATCAATACCATGATGATGTCTGTTCTTCCCTTAGCTATAGCTTCTCTCTTGTGGATTGTTGCTGGCTACTCGCTTTCTTTTGGCGGTCATGGGAATTTCTTCGGTAATTTTAGTCACCTTTTTTTAAATGGTGTGTCTGAAACGGCCTCAAGCCGTGGTCTAACCATTCCTGATATGCTGTTTGCTGCTTTCCAGATGATGTTTTCAATTATCTGTGTGGCGATTTTGACGGGTTCAGTGGTAGGAAGGATGCGCTTTACACCTTTAGCCATCTTTGTTGTCTTTTGGTTACTTCTTGTCTACTATCCATTTGCACATATGGTTTGGGACGAAGGGCTCCTTGCTAAATGGGGGACAATTGACTTCGCAGGTGGTGATGTGGTTCATATTACCTCGGGTGTATCGGCATTGGTTCTGGCCATCGTTGTTGGTAAACGTCGTGATTTTGGCATTTTAGAACACCGTCCTCATAATGTTCCTTTTGTCCTATTGGGAGCGGGTCTCTTATGGTTTGGTTGGTTTGGTTTCAATGCAGGATCAGCCTTGGCTGCTAATGGCTTGGCAGTTCACGCGCTAGTAACCACCCATGTTTCAGCAGCTGCATCCATGTTTTCATGGCTAGCTCTTGAAAAATATGTGACAGGTCATCCCTCTTTGGTCGGTGGTTCGACTGGGTTAGTGGCCGGACTTGTTGCCATCACACCTGGAGCAGGTTTTGTTTCAATTTGGAGTGCCATTCTAATTGGTCTTATGGTTAGTCCGATTTGTTTCTATGCTATTTCAGTCTTGAAGAAGCATTTTGCCTATGATGATGCTTTGGATGCTTTTGGTTGCCATGGTGTCGGAGGCATCTTTGGTGGTTTGGCTACTGCGATTTTTACGACACCAGATTTAGCCCTAGATAAGGCCAATATTGGCTTAATTTATGGAAAGGCCCATCTGTTTATTGTGACCATCTTGGCTATTATCTTTACAGCTATTTGGTCGGCTCTTGTGACCTATGGTATTATTAAAGTAATTGCTCATTATATGCCTTTACGTGTTAGTGACCGTGATGAGGCTATTGGTCTTGATGACTGTGAACACAAGGAAACAGCCTACCCAACCTTTATGGGTATGGATTCGTAGGAGGATACTGATGAAAAAAATAGAAGCGATTATTCGTTCGGATAAATTGGAAGATTTGAAAAATGCCTTGACTGGTAGTGGTTTGGCCAAAGGGATGACTGTGATGCAAGTACTAGGATACGGTAATCAACGTGGCTTTGCAGAGTTTGTTCGTGGACAGCGCATTGTTCCCACCTTATTAGCTAAGGTTAAGGTTGAAATTGTAGTTAAGGATATGGCAGTTGACGAAGTTGTTGATGCCATTCGGAGCGCCGTGGCGACAGGAGAAGTTGGTGATGGGAAGATTTTTATTGTTCCTATTGATGATGTTGTCCGCATTCGTACTGGTGAACGTGGTGGAGACGCTATTTAATATAATGAAGGCTTAAACCAGTTGGTTTGGGTCTTTTTTAGTGAATTTTGATATACTTAGAGGAGTTAGTATGATTGAGGGGGTGACCGATTGGCGAAAGGAAAAAAGAAAAGCAAGTCGAAAGCTAGACTGAAAGTTCTAAGGAAAATCGTTCACATGACTTTATCGACGGATTTAACTATCTTTTGCTCTGGTCTTGTGTTATACTAGATAGGTTGCAAAGAAAACAGTACTTTTCTTTTGTGGAAAAGAAGCAACACGATTTTGTATCCAGTATATGAAAGTACGTCATAAAAAGAAAAGTATAAACTAAGCCCTATAGGGTGGCTTCGCACCACCTTTAGAAAGAAGAATAACGTGAAATTTAATAAATTAAACTTGTCTGCTGATTTGCTAGCAGAGATTGAAAAAGCTGGTTTTGTAGAAGCTAGTCCAATCCAAGAACAAACTATTCCCTTGGCCCTTGAAGGCAAGGACGTGATCGGTCAAGCTCAGACTGGTACAGGAAAAACTGCAGCCTTCGGCTTGCCTACCCTTGAAAAAATCCGTACAGAAGAAGCGACCATTCAAGCCTTGGTCATCGCTCCAACTCGTGAACTCGCTGTCCAAAGTCAAGAAGAACTCTTCCGCTTTGGTCGCAGTAAGGGAGTCAAGGTTCGCTCAGTATATGGTGGATCAAGCATTGAAAAACAAATTAAGGCTCTTAAATCTGGTGCCCATATCGTGGTGGGAACACCTGGTCGCCTTTTGGACTTGATTAAACGCAAGGCCTTGAAATTACAAGATATTGGAACTCTTATCCTTGACGAAGCGGATGAAATGCTCAACATGGGCTTCCTTGAAGACATTGAAGCTATCATTTCTCGTGTTCCTGAAAGCCGTCAAACCTTACTTTTCTCAGCAACTATGCCAGATGCCATCAAACGTATTGGTGTTCAATTTATGAAAGAACCGGAGCATGTCAAGATTGCGGCTAAGGAATTGACAACAGAATTGGTTGACCAGTACTATATCCGAGTTAAGGAACAAGAAAAATTTGATACCATGACTCGTCTTATGGATGTGGAACAACCAGAACTTGCTATCGTATTTGGTCGTACAAAACGCCGTGTGGATGAATTGACTCGTGGTCTGAAAATCCGTGGCTTCCGTGCAGAAGGAATTCATGGAGACCTAGACCAAAACAAACGTCTTCGTGTCCTTCGTGACTTTAAAAATGGCAATCTTGATGTTTTGGTTGCGACAGATGTTGCAGCGCGTGGGTTGGATATTTCAGGTGTGACCCATGTCTATAACTACGATATCCCACAAGATCCTGAAAGTTATGTTCACCGTATCGGTCGTACAGGTCGTGCTGGTAAGTCAGGTCAGTCGATTACTTTTGTATCACCAAATGAAATGGGCTACCTCCAAATTATTGAAAACTTGACTAAGAAACGCATGAAAGGTCTCAAACCTGCAAGTGCAGAAGAAGCCTTCCAAGCTAAAAAACAGGTAGCTCTTAAGAAAATTGAACGTGATTTTGCAGATGAGACTATCCGTAGTAACTTTGAGAAATTTGGCAAGGATGCTCGTAAGCTAGCTGCTGAATTTACTCCAGAAGAATTGGCCATGTATATCTTGAGTCTGACTGTTCAAGATCCGGATAGCCTTCCAGAAGTGGAGATTGCGCGTGAAAAACCACTGCCATTTAAACCATCAGGTAATGGCTTCGGTGGTAAAGGTAAGGGAGGTCGTCGTGGAGATGACCGTCGTGATCGCGAACGACGTGGCA
This portion of the Streptococcus mitis B6 genome encodes:
- a CDS encoding M24 family metallopeptidase is translated as MSKLQQIVTYLESEKLDVAVVSDPVTINYLTGFYSDPHERQMFLFVLADQEPLLFVPALEVERASSTVSFPVVGYVDSENPWQKMKHALPQLDFKRVAVEFDNLILTKYHGLKTVFETAEFDNLTPRIQRMRLIKSADEVQKMMVAGLYADKAVKVGFDNISLDKTETDIIAQIDFAMKREGYEMSFDTMVLTGDNAANPHGIPAANKVENDALLLFDLGVLVNGYASDMTRTVAVGKPDQFKKDIYNLTLEAQQAALDFIKPGVTAHEVDRAAREVIEKAGYGEYFNHRLGHGIGMDVHEFPSIMEGNDMVIEEGMCFSVEPGIYIPGKVGVRIEDCGVVTKDGFDLFTSTSKDLLYFD
- a CDS encoding P-II family nitrogen regulator, whose protein sequence is MKKIEAIIRSDKLEDLKNALTGSGLAKGMTVMQVLGYGNQRGFAEFVRGQRIVPTLLAKVKVEIVVKDMAVDEVVDAIRSAVATGEVGDGKIFIVPIDDVVRIRTGERGGDAI
- the gatD gene encoding lipid II isoglutaminyl synthase subunit GatD — encoded protein: MVYTSLSSKAGNYPYQLNIAHLYGNLMNTYGDNGNILMLKYVAEKLGAHVTIDIVSLHDDFDENYYDIVFFGGGQDFEQSIIADDLPAKKESIDNYIQNDGVVLAICGGFQLLGQYYVEASGKRIEGLGVMGHYTLNQTNNRFIGDIKIHNEDFDETYYGFENHQGRTFLSNDQKPLGQVVYGNGNNEEKVGEGVHYKNVFGSYFHGPILSRNANLAYRLVTTALKKKYGQDIQLPAYEDILSQEIAEEYSDVKSKADFS
- a CDS encoding ammonium transporter, yielding MDTGSSAFILICSAMVCLMTPALAFFYGGLGRRKNVINTMMMSVLPLAIASLLWIVAGYSLSFGGHGNFFGNFSHLFLNGVSETASSRGLTIPDMLFAAFQMMFSIICVAILTGSVVGRMRFTPLAIFVVFWLLLVYYPFAHMVWDEGLLAKWGTIDFAGGDVVHITSGVSALVLAIVVGKRRDFGILEHRPHNVPFVLLGAGLLWFGWFGFNAGSALAANGLAVHALVTTHVSAAASMFSWLALEKYVTGHPSLVGGSTGLVAGLVAITPGAGFVSIWSAILIGLMVSPICFYAISVLKKHFAYDDALDAFGCHGVGGIFGGLATAIFTTPDLALDKANIGLIYGKAHLFIVTILAIIFTAIWSALVTYGIIKVIAHYMPLRVSDRDEAIGLDDCEHKETAYPTFMGMDS
- a CDS encoding ECF transporter S component, coding for MKQTKTTKIALVSLLTALSVVLGYFLKIPTPTGILTLLDAGVFFAAFYFGSREGAVVGGLAGFLIDLLSGYPQWMLFSLVNHGLQGFFAGFKGKTQWLGLILATIAMVGGYALGSTLMNGWAAALPEILPNFMQNMVGMIVGFILSQSIKKIK
- the murT gene encoding lipid II isoglutaminyl synthase subunit MurT, with product MKLKTTLGLLAGRSSHFVLSRLGRGSTLPGKLALQFDKDILQHLAKNYEIVVVTGTNGKTLTTALTVGILKEVYGQVLTNPSGANMITGIATTFLTAKSSKTGKNIAVLEIDEASLSRICDYIQPSLFVITNIFRDQMDRYGEIYTTYKMILDAIRKVPTATVLLNGDSPLFYKPAIPNPVQYFGFDLEKGPAQLAHYNTEGILCPDCQGILKYEHNTYANLGAYICEGCECKRPELDYRLTELVELTNNRSRFVIDGQEYGIQIGGLYNIYNALAAVAIARFLGADSQLIKQGFDKSRAVFGRQETFHIGNKECTLVLIKNPVGATQAIEMIKLAPYPFSLSVLLNANYADGIDTSWIWDADFEQITDMDIPEINAGGVRHSEIARRLRVTGYPADKITETSNLEQVLKTIENQDCKHAYILATYTAMLEFRELLASRQIVRKEMN
- a CDS encoding FAD-containing oxidoreductase; protein product: MLTYDLIVIGFGKAGKTLAGKLASAGKKVALVERSKAMYGGTCINIGCIPTKTLLVAAEKGLSFEEVIATKNTITGRLNGKNYATVAGTGVDIFDAEAHFLSNKVIEIQAGDEKKELTAETIVINTGAVSNVLPIPGLATSKNVFDSTGIQNLDKLPENLGVLGGGNIGLEFAGLYNKLGSKVTVLDALDTFLPRAEPSIAALAKQYMEEDGIELLQNIRTTEIKNDGDQVLVVTENETYRFDALLYATGRKPNVEPLQLENTDIELTERGAIKVDKHCQTNVPGVFAVGDVNGGLQFTYISLDDFRVVYSYLAGDGSYTLEDRLNVPNTMFITPALSQVGLTESQAADLKLPYAVKEIPVAAMPRGHVNGDLRGAFKAVVNTKTKEILGASIFSEGSQEIINIITVAMDNKIPYTYFTKQIFTHPTLAENLNDLFAI
- a CDS encoding DEAD/DEAH box helicase, yielding MKFNKLNLSADLLAEIEKAGFVEASPIQEQTIPLALEGKDVIGQAQTGTGKTAAFGLPTLEKIRTEEATIQALVIAPTRELAVQSQEELFRFGRSKGVKVRSVYGGSSIEKQIKALKSGAHIVVGTPGRLLDLIKRKALKLQDIGTLILDEADEMLNMGFLEDIEAIISRVPESRQTLLFSATMPDAIKRIGVQFMKEPEHVKIAAKELTTELVDQYYIRVKEQEKFDTMTRLMDVEQPELAIVFGRTKRRVDELTRGLKIRGFRAEGIHGDLDQNKRLRVLRDFKNGNLDVLVATDVAARGLDISGVTHVYNYDIPQDPESYVHRIGRTGRAGKSGQSITFVSPNEMGYLQIIENLTKKRMKGLKPASAEEAFQAKKQVALKKIERDFADETIRSNFEKFGKDARKLAAEFTPEELAMYILSLTVQDPDSLPEVEIAREKPLPFKPSGNGFGGKGKGGRRGDDRRDRERRGNGRRDDFKKGSRGNERFDKEKRYRKDNKKPRNTSSEKKTGFVIRNKGDK